The sequence ATCGCGATCGCGCGCGTGCTGCTCAAGGACCCGGCCGTGCTGATCCTCGACGAGGCTACGAGCGCGCTCGACGCCATCTCGGAGCGGGTCGTGCAGCAGGCGCTCGACACGGCGTCGCGCGGCCGCACGACCATCGCCATCGCCCACCGCCTCTCGACCGTGGTCGACGCGGACGTGATCTTCGTGGTCGTCGCCGGCCGCATCGTCGAGCAGGGCACGCACGTGGAGCTGCTCGCCCGCCGCGGCGAGTACGCCCGCCTCTACAGCGACCAGCGCACCGAGGCGGCCTGACGCCCGATCGCCTCCCCGGATGCGACGACCGCCCGCCCGCGAGGCGGACGGGCGGTGCGGCGGGCGGGTCGGGTCAGGACCGCGCGTCGAGGAGCTGCTGCATGTATAGGATCTCCTTGTCCTGGATCATCACCATGCCGCCGGCCAGGTCGGTGACGAGAGGGTTCCGCGACCGGTCGAGGAGGGCCTGCGCCATCTCCACGCCGCCGCGGTGGTGGGCGATCATCAGCGTGAGGTACTTCCGCTCCGCCTCGACGCCCGTGAGGGACCGCAGCTCGTCGAGGTCGGCCTGCGACGCGAGGCCCGGCATGGTGGCGCCCGGCGTCATGTCCATGGACGAGTGGTCCGTCCTCCCGTCGAGCGTCGGCAGCGTCATCCACGTCATGCGCGGCTGGGACGGCGCCTGGTCGAGGCCCCACGACGTGAGGAACGCGTACATCTGGCCGGCCTGCTGGGACTGCGCCTGCGCGATGTCCTGCGCGATGAGCTTGACCTCGGGGTCGTCCGTGCGGTCGATGATCATGAGCGACATCTGCACGGCCTGCTCGTGGTGCACCTGCATGTCGCGGGAGAAGCCGGCCTCGGCGCTGTTCGTGCTGGGCGTGAGGGCCGACACGGGCGCGGTGACCCGGCCCACGAGGAGCCCGGCGACCACGAGCGCGACCGCGACGATCCCCGCCGCGAGGCCGATGCGGATCCTGCGCCCGCGAGCGCGCGCCTCCTCGCCGTGCGCGACGAGCCCCGAGAGCTCCTCCTCGCGGATGTCATCGTCCGGGACGTGGTCGACGACGAGGTCGCCGTCGGGACGCGGGTCGGACGGAGCGCGGTCGTCGTCGCGGTCGCTCACGGTCAGCCGACCCGGCCCTCGCCCTCGAGGGCTCCGGTGCACGCGGCGCCGGCCTCGGGGGCGTTCGGGCTCTTCCAGTACTTGGCCATGAAGTCCTTGATGCGCGGGTCGTCGACCGAGTCGACCTTGATCTGCGCGCCCCACGCCGACATGGCGATGGGCGTGTCGAGGCCCTCGTAGGGCGACATGGTGACGTAGCCGCCGAACGACTCCGCGTACTTCTGCAGGTTCGCGAGGTCGTCGCCGGTGACCTTCGCGGCGTCGTAGGTGATCCACACGGCGCCGTGCTCGAGGTCGTGCACCGCGTTCTCGTTGGGCTGCGGCTGGTCGTAGATGCCGCAGTTGAGCCACATGGCGTTGTGCTCGCCGCCGGCGGGCGGGCTCATGCCGTCGTACTTGGCGGCGTAGTCGACCGTGCCCTGCACGTGGGTGCTCGGGAGCGAGTCCCAGGTGCGCAGGCCCTCGATGGAGATGTCGGCCGGGTCCTGCTTCGGCGTGCCGCTGGAGACGACCACGCCGATGACGACGGCGACGACCGCGACGGCGGCCACGGATCCCGTGATGATGCCGATGAGGCGGTTGCGGCGCGCGCGGTCCTGCTGCTTCTTGAGGGCCGCGACCTTCTCGGCGCGGCGGGCCTCGCGCTGCTGCTTGACCGTGAGGTCCTTCTGGGCCTGCTTCGCGGTCGGCGGGACGGGCCGTCCGCTCTGGTCGCCGGAGGGCGTGGTGTCGTCGCGTCGCGCCACGGAGGGTCCTTCTCTGCTGGGGGAATGTGCGCCCAGGGTACCGGCTCGGCCTGGGCGCGTCCTGCCCGCGGACGGCATCCCGCCCCCGTAACACGGGGAGGAGGCGCGCCTACACTGGATGGGCGGGGCCCACCGGACCGCACACCTGACACCGGGAGCACCACCACACGTGAAGTACGCCGACACGATCCTCGACCTCATCGGGAACACCCCGCTCGTGAAGCTCAACAAGGTGGTCGAGGGGATCTCGGCGACCGTGCTCGTCAAGGTCGAGTACCTCAACCCCGGCGGCAGCGCCAAGGACCGCATCGCCACGCGCATCATCGACGCGGCCGAGCGCGACGGCAAGCTGAAGCCCGGCGGCACGATCGTCGAGCCCACCTCGGGCAACACGGGCGTCGGCCTCGCGCTCGTCGCGCAGCAGCGCGGCTACCGCTGCGTCTTCGTGCTGCCCGACAAGGTCGGCGA is a genomic window of Clavibacter capsici containing:
- a CDS encoding DUF3105 domain-containing protein, translated to MARRDDTTPSGDQSGRPVPPTAKQAQKDLTVKQQREARRAEKVAALKKQQDRARRNRLIGIITGSVAAVAVVAVVIGVVVSSGTPKQDPADISIEGLRTWDSLPSTHVQGTVDYAAKYDGMSPPAGGEHNAMWLNCGIYDQPQPNENAVHDLEHGAVWITYDAAKVTGDDLANLQKYAESFGGYVTMSPYEGLDTPIAMSAWGAQIKVDSVDDPRIKDFMAKYWKSPNAPEAGAACTGALEGEGRVG
- a CDS encoding DUF305 domain-containing protein; the protein is MSDRDDDRAPSDPRPDGDLVVDHVPDDDIREEELSGLVAHGEEARARGRRIRIGLAAGIVAVALVVAGLLVGRVTAPVSALTPSTNSAEAGFSRDMQVHHEQAVQMSLMIIDRTDDPEVKLIAQDIAQAQSQQAGQMYAFLTSWGLDQAPSQPRMTWMTLPTLDGRTDHSSMDMTPGATMPGLASQADLDELRSLTGVEAERKYLTLMIAHHRGGVEMAQALLDRSRNPLVTDLAGGMVMIQDKEILYMQQLLDARS